The Gossypium hirsutum isolate 1008001.06 chromosome D06, Gossypium_hirsutum_v2.1, whole genome shotgun sequence genome contains the following window.
cataattttctattttaacaattgaaaatatataatatgtatagtAATTTATGTACTCAAAAGAGtttccaaaatcatcatcatacatgttttgcatgcaaaaatcccttttgcttaaaaatttaatatttatattcaatCCACAAAatacttaacattatttaaaatgaTTGATGCAATCGACTTGATATATATACTCGATTCTAATTAAAATGCTATAATACATTtgcaatattattataatttcatttaaatataaccattcataattataaaagaaattgtAAATCCCCAACTTCAGCCAAGTAATCAATTAACTCAATAAACATGCAAACTTAAATTaacattgatttatttttttaaattctataaaTAAGGTTAGGAACCATCAATATGTAActgatatttataaaattaaaaactaaataaatgagatacatgataattttttattctcatttgtgaaattaaaaaaacttcACTGTcacaatatcaaataataatgctattttaaatttaaggttttatattaatataatataacaaaaaataattttaattatatattttttagaaatagcACTAGTATGGATATAAGGAAGAAGCACAAATTCAGCCATTTCCATCATTATTCAAGGCAATACTTGGTGCAAAAATGCCCCCATTTCACCACATTTTTGCAATGCCATTTTTCCTCTTGACATGGCACTGCTTTGCTACTCCCTAACAACTTATCTgtacaaaacaaaacgtctaaacAGCTTTTATATTCCCCTACATATTTAGGGAACCTCTCTGATTCTCCTTTTTAATCTcaatttaataatcattttcatACTTTACATGCTAAGCATTTACTGCAAAACTGGCCCTTGGATAGATagatatatataacaatttactTACACAAGCAAATGGGAACCGGTAGCTGTACCTGATAGTATTAATATTATATCCTTCAGCTGTAAATTTCTGCACCCGGTTTCATGGTGGTTGCTTGTATGTAGACAAATAATCTTTGAAACCATTTTATATGCTATCTTCGTTCGAAATCATGTTGGACCAGATAATCTCGATTTCAAGCGTTCTCGAAGACCCGTCTTTGTTGCTATCATGGTTCAGGCTGAATAAACCGCTGTATACTCCCTCGGTCACGACTTTGTCTATTTGTATAGTCACTCTTCCTAGAGTTGTCTGAAAAAGCCAACATCTCCATCAGCAATCAAAATGCAAAACATTTGGTCAGAGAAAGATCAGAAATATAACTGTTCATCTGAGCACCAAGTATCACCATATCAAGGCTGCAACAACTGAACTGTAAATTCAGCAGAACATCGGAAATTTTATTTTACCTTCCCGAAAGTATTTTTGCTTTTGCAAATGATATGGAGTTTTTGTCCCTTTGGGGGCACGTCAAAAGCCCATGTAAAGCCTTCTTTCCATTCTGGAGAAGTACTGTGGCTCACAACCTAGTAATCATGCAAAACAACTAATGTTAAAGTATAGGCTTCGgttgtaataaaataatgtaataaCATAACAAGTTTCAGACAAGAATCATGGCGCAGATTTGAAAGCTATGCAAAAAGAATAGAGATTCTAaacttgctaataaattcttgttCTGAATAAATGTTTCTGGAGATATTTACTGAATAAATGAAATGCTAAGCACTGAGTTTCTGATAAATTTATACCTGCAAACTTCAAACTTTTTGAACAAAGAGAAACTAGAAAATCTTGATAAGTTGATGAAGTCGTGCATGCCACAAATACCATATAAAGTGGAAAATGCAGGAGCcataaaataaaatgagaaataGTAATATGCCAAAATCCCTATTTTCTAAACTCTAGCAAATGGAAATCAATGCATAGCTATAACTAAATTAGAGACAAAAAAGGGCTAAGACATGGAAATTTTccgaaaaataaagaacaagatACATTTTATATGGACATAGACCAATCTATGGACAAGAGGATATACAAGGTTTCTTTCCAATGACTTTTAAAAAGTTGTTACCTTGGTTTGCCTGGAAGGACCATTCCCTATTGTCAATCGGCAAAATGCATTAGTGGCTCCCATGGTTTGCTTTAGGTTGTTCCCCCGCTTGATGGTAACAGTCAAACACCCTGGTAAGCAGTGCAATAGGTTGTCTGCTCTCTCATGGAAGCTCGGAGGACAGGTTTTCATCAGCATTTGCAAAATAGGAATTGCTTCAGCTGCAATCATGGACTGAGATTTCGCAATTTCTATAGGCATGGTTGACCAAGAATGTTTTAACAAGCACAGGGTGTCTAATACAGCTTCCTGGGCACCCTCACTCCCGGACTTCAGTGCTCCTATGAGATGGGGAATACACAAGGTAGCCGCTTCAGAAATATGGAGCATAGGAAAGTTGGCAAATATCACATTCAATGTTCTCAAGACTTCTTCATTAATAGTTGCAGCAGACCACAAATCTCTCTCTAGGGCAGCTGCACAGCAAAGTGACTAtgtatttcaatattaaaaaacaaTGTTGAGAACCAAGACAGGAATTTGTGCAAAGAGAAAAGTAAGAACTTGAGCTAGATATTGTCTGTTGGCTGAAGTCTTTGAAGTGTAAAATGGTCATTGTATAACATGAGGATAAGAACTTCAGACAGATCTGAATTGAGGCAAGTTTCAAGCAAATGTAGAACGTTTCAAAATGAAACCAGCAAATTGTAAAAGCAAGAACAAATTGTTGCAACGTTATATCACCTGTCAATGATCTGATGAGCTCATTTGATACATATTCCTGAAGGGTGTGATTAGagaataagaatttgataagCAATGCTGCCTGCACAGCAACATCAGCATTAGGAGAAAGCAGAAGTTCCTGAATTACTAATATGCCACCGGCTTCAGCTACAGCTCGCCTATTAGTTCTACTCCGCATAACGAAGTTTTGCAATGCACAAATTGCAACCATTTTCATGTCTTCTGTTGGCTGATCCTCGAGTAAGCTTACAAGTGCACGACATGCAGAAACAGAATCACTCGCTCTAGCATGTCCTTCATGCTGGGAGAGGTCTCCAAGAGCTAAAGTTGCAAGGAGCCTCCCAGACTCAGATCTTGTCTGTGGGTCTAACAAATACTGTGCTAAGGGTGCAATGGCATACTTAGAAACCTTCATCTCTCGTACCCTTACATTGTTAAATAAAGCTTCAAGCAGTCTTCCGGAAGCTTCTTCACATTGGTGAGATCTTAGAAGATCCAACAATGCATCTATAGCTCCTGCTTCAGTCATTTGTTCAACACTTGAAGGATTGCTCCTTTCATGGACGATTAAGGCATTAAGAGCAACAGTAATGGTGCTCTCAAGTGTGGAATGCAACATTTTGACCAGAACAATTATAGGAACTTTAAAATAGTACTCGGCATTGAAACGCAGAACGTTGCAGAGAACCAAAGCAGCTGATTCCCAAAGCACATGAGGAGGAAGAGGATCATCTTGAATAATGACTTTTGCAAGCTCAAAAATACCTCCAGCATCAGCAACTGCCTTTGGCCAACTTGAAGAGATCTTTTCCAAAGCTTTAATAGCTGTTTGCTGCAGATTCAGTATACCAACTCCCGCAAGCTGCACAAGTGGCACAACTGCACTTTTTGTCGTGATGTCTTGCTGAAAATGTTCCTGTGCAAGAAGATGAGTCAATAGTTCAGTTCCAAGTTGCTGGATAGCTTGCGATGGTGATTCCAAAAATGAAATCAGAGGTTCAATGACTTGACTGGGAGTCAATTTCAGAGTTGCAAGGCTTTGCGGCTTCTCCAAGATATTTACAAGTGCTTGCAAGGCACTGTGCTGTCCCCATAAAATGAAATCTGGACGAAGTAAAACCATGAAAAGAGGCTCCACTATTTTTGCAGCATCTGAACTTCTAGCAATGGCATTATTATTTGTCAAAATCCGGAACAACTCAGCAATTGAGGAGCACAATGAACTGGACGCAAGAGGGAGTATCTCAAGACAATTATCAATAACACCAGCTTTGACCATGTCTAATTTGCGAGGTGTGCAGTCTTTCCCCAACTTTATGAGTGCACATACACTGGCCTCAATAATCAGATGGTTTCTCCCAGAAATCAAGCCAACAAGGAGATCCACAATGTCATATGCTGCTGAAAGCTCCACATGCTGCTCATCAtctaacaatctctcaaaagCACAGATTCCAGACTCCAAAGCTGCACAACTATCAGACTGCATTAGAGAAATAAGTGGCTGTATGCATTCAGAGGCTAACGGATTTGATCTAAATTTAGAAATTCCAAAGAGAATAAAACAAAGTTGTGCAGCATTCCTTTTCAATTCCAAAGATGAAGCAGACAATAAGATTTTGTATAGACTCTCAAGTGGGTTTCCTTCAACATCGGTCATTATAGCTGCTTTTGAAGTATTTCCTGAAGTTAATTTGATCAAGGAAACAAGAGCAGCCTCTTGCTCACTCTCAGATGCAGCAGAAAGCATGTCAACCAGTGGTTGTACTGCCTGCCTAGCTAATTCAGAATCTCTAACAGTTTCAGCATCAAAAATTTGATGGAGAGCCCTTGCAGCACTGAATCTAGCGTTTTTTGAACCCAGGCGCAGAACAGCTATAAGTTGATTCAATGAGCTAAGCGATGCTTCATATCGAATAAGATCCTGATGGCCAAATAATATTCTTAGTAATTCACATATATCAGCCTCTGTTGAGTCTTGAGGGCTTAAAGATAGATATTTTGTTAATGCATCAAGAGCTCCAGCTTCACCCATAATTAATTTATTCGTATCGCTTCCATCTGCTATGCGGGTTAAGAGTTGAACAGCAATTGGAGGGGCTCCGGGCCTATCTGGTATTGGTTTCAAGAGATCCACTAAAAGAGGAATAGATTTCCGTGCAGCAGAGCCAACTCTCACATCTTCAATTTCAAAAAGAGTTTCTAGAACAACTTGACCCGGATTCTGTCCTAGAGAAAATTCTTTGGACAAAGCAAATAAGTTAGGCATATCTGATTCCATGTATCCAATCAACGTTATCAACCCAGCAATCGCACCTGAATTTGCAATGACAAGATTTATTCCCTTGCTCCCACTACAAACTAGACTAGCCATTGCCTGAGCAGCAAAGTATCTGTCAATAACCTCTTCAGATCTCAGCAGAAGAGCAAGCGAAGGTATGATACGCATGGTTTCAGGAGACAAAACAACATTTTCTTCTTGGAACAAGATAGCCAGAAGCAGGGCGCTAATCCATATACCTTCAGTATCCTCAAGTTCTGCCTGTAAATACACAGTTTTTAGCAAGGAACATTATGTACCAAGCATGATTGTACATCAAATCAACAACAAAATTAAGCAAGGATTTTAAGAGCAGGGAATTTATATCACATCCCATCTATTTAAAAAACATGTTCTCACTTTCACTCCACAATCATGTCAGCATTATATTCTTCCTCACTTTTTCTCAATTTTATGCTGTAACATCCAGAAGATACCTTGGTCAGTTTGTTATACGCATCTACAATCATGGCATGTTTCGCTAGCAAAAATGTACCTTATACTTGTATATAAGACATATAAGACAACACTTGGATAAGCTCCAGAAAAAGAAATCTGTACTGCATATAACAAGAGCAAAGTGTAACTGAAAACCTATTTAAAGTTGGTGCAAGTATTTAACCTTGCAGATACTTTTATACACTCTAGTCTGTGAGCATAGTTACATGACAGTATAACATTAAGGATCATTGGCCCgaaaattgaaaaggaaaaatgaacTAGACTTAACGCATCTCACACTATCCCTCCAAATtttgcttatttaattatcaaagaCCCATATTTTAAGCTATGCTAGAGAGCCGATAAGTATACCTTGGAAGTCCTTTTCTGAAATCAATCAGAATAAAAGAAGAGGTAGTTCGGCATCTATTCCAGAGGTGGATTTTATATATAGAGAGAGGGAGGGGTGGATATACCTGGGGATTGGAAGCATAGCTTGCAAGCTTGTCAGAAAGCACCTCAAGTCCACCAGCTTCCATTATGGTAATTCTGTTTTTCAAAAGGCAGGAAGATAGTATTGACAATAACCATAAAGCAACAGTTCCACCCAATATAGTAGCTGGATCAGAAACATCAAACTCCTTGCCTTCCTGGAATGCAGTTCTCTCAATAAAGTCTCTTGGGGCACTGACTTCAACTTCTAAAGAGGTACATCTCGAATTCCTCTTCACCATTTCCACTAAAGCTTCTACTAGAGGTGTTAAGCACCCAGATTGATCAAGTACATCCAATGACTGCTGTTTGTGTTCTTTCACACTACATGTAAGAAGTGCAGCCCCTCCAATTCTGACTTCCAAACTAGTAGAATTCATTGTTCTATTGGCTAGTGAACCAATAGAACTTGATCTTGCAACCAACAGATCACTGAGAAGAACTGGTTGCTCCCCGCAAAGCCTAGACAAAATTTCTATGGACTTATCTTGCAATGCAGGAGGCCCCTCAGCAAGGCATCGCACAAGAGGCTCTAAACTTGAGGGAGACTCGGCAAGTGCAGACCAAGGTGGATAACTTAAATTGATGCCCTTTTTTGTTCTACACAAGAGTGCAACTACTTCTAAAGCGTCAGCAGCATCAGTGGTGTCCATAGTCATTGCATTTAAGGAATCAACAAGTGAAAGAACAGCAAAACGACACTGAGAATTTCCCATAAGCACGTCACCTACTGGAAAATACTTGAGTAATTGATGAAGAGCCCTTGACGCATTCTTCTTACCTTCTGAAGTTCCATCTCCGAGCACTCTTGTCAAAGCCAAAACAATATCTTCAGCCAGTGCTTCTGCAGCAATATGGGAATCTGAGAGAAGATTGGCCAAGGCAGAAACAGCTGTTTCAGCAGCACCTATGAGCGaagtttttgttaatttaattagaggcttGACATCTGCTGCTGCAATATAAGCCATTTTATTAGCAATTTTTGACTTGGTTGGGCGAGACAGAGCACCCAATGCTCGAGCCGATTGTGTTGCAACATCTTGAGTCTTGCTGGTCAGAAGCTTCATACAAGGATGCACAATTTCATCAGTTGCAAGACTATCACATATATCTTGTCTTGTGCTAAATAGATCAGCTAGGACAGAAGCTGCATACTCTTGAGTTTCTTCATTTGTGGAGTTCAGAACCTGAACAAGAGATTTCAGTCCTTTGTTAGCAGCAGATCCCTTATGCACAAGATCCTCATGCAGTGCCATTGTGAGTACGTGGCCCAAAACTCGAATTATATGGGCCTTTGAGCTTGGAATATCTCCCAGGAGCAAAGCTAATAACTGATTAATAGTGGCAGAATCAGCTGTTCGGACAAGCTTCGTAAGAGCCTTAGCTGATGCTTCTTGCCCTTTTGGGCCACCAATTCTTAAAAGCCATAAGAATGCTGGTACTGCACCTGCACTTTCAACACAGGCACAAATATCTTCACTGTGACAGCATAAATTCCATAGAATATGAGCTGCATCCTCCCTAGCCTTCTGAGATCCTGTCTCCAATAACTGCACCAATGGAGGAATCCCACCAGCAGCAGTAATGGCCCACTTACAGTCATCAGCCTGATTAGTCAAGATGGCCAACAACTGTACTGCATACTCTTGGTGCTGTTCACTGGATAGGCCCAACAATGATATGAGCAACTGAATACCTTCTCTGTTACCAATAGCTTCCCAAACACCAACTTTATCACAGCATAAGCTGGTTAAATAAAGTATTAGATGTTCATGAACATCAGCAGCAGCCATTGTTATGAGCCCAATAAGCACCCGTTTTGCTTCCGCATGATTGAGCCATCGTGAGAGGTAGGTGTTACCATACAAGCTTGCCATGGCCTCAAGGACACGATCTTGGACTAGTTTATTATCACAAGGCTTGAGTAACATAACTAATACATCCTCTACTTGTGCTACATCAAAGGGTTCCTCATCGAGACCAGAAGTCTGCTCAAACACCATTAGAGCATAAGCAAGTGCTCCTACTATGTCAGCAACAGGTGCAGCTAAGCAAGAAGATCGTGATAGTTCTCCAAGATACAGTATCAAATCAGACATCCCTCCGCAAATATTTGCTAAAGCATGTGTCACATGTCCCTGCAGAGCCTGGGCATGCTCTCCTTGCATGCACTCTTTAGAAGGAGCAACTACAGCCCCAATGAGAATATGAACACCATTCGCATCTACAATGGCCTTCTTTGCTGCACTTGACTTTAAAGAAAGAGCTTCCAAAGCATCGGCAGCACTTGCACGGACAGAAGTATCATTATTCTGACCTACAAGATGAAGCAAGACTTTGACAACTCCAGAATCTATTACTTTTGGGATGCTATCACTGAATGCCAACATCAACCGGGCCAAAAGGGAAGCAGCATTGGATTGAGCAGCAGCATTATCAGAAGAGAGAAGACCCACAATGATATCTACTCCTCCAGCCTCAAGTGTAGCTCTCCAATAGCTATGCTTCTCGCCACAGAGGTTCCTCAAAGCTCCGGTAACAAAACCTTCTACCACTTTGTCCTGTTTGTTTGTTGGACTGAGCTGTTCCCATAAAGTTGGCACTACACCTTCTGTAACAAATATTTTCATACCAACATGATCATCTGAAAGACCACCAGACGAAACTTCAAATATTGCCTCTGCTGCTGCCTTCCTGGTCTCAGTTGATTCAGACTTCAAAAGTGAGAGTAATGGTGGAATGCATCCACCTAGAAGCACCTTTAGCCGTAAGTCCTCATCTTTGCATAACACAGTCAGAATTGCAGCAACATTGAGTTTTGCTATAGGGGTGCCACTCCTAAGAATGGATATGAACAATGGCATTGCTTGGCCATGTGAACCAATAAGTGCTCTTGCTTCCTTTCTTGCTCTGGCAATACCCAGCATCTGCGCTGTTATAAGTTCTTTCTCACTTGGTGAAGACATGTTGGCATGCAGTTGCTCGATAAAACGAGCAACTGTACCCACTGTATCATCAAGATCATCCGCTGCAGTGATTCCATATGATTCCCTAGATGTAAACCATCAATTCATTTGTCCACAATTAGCATTAAAAGAACCAGAAAATCCCAAAACACTTAAAAACATCATAATAAAAGAGAAACTATCCCAATTCGCATTCTATAGAGATGATCTCTGCAGATTCATAGTTAGATt
Protein-coding sequences here:
- the LOC107901428 gene encoding protein CELLULOSE SYNTHASE INTERACTIVE 3, translated to MSKSPSPEPQDCGPSSSSKPRESYGITAADDLDDTVGTVARFIEQLHANMSSPSEKELITAQMLGIARARKEARALIGSHGQAMPLFISILRSGTPIAKLNVAAILTVLCKDEDLRLKVLLGGCIPPLLSLLKSESTETRKAAAEAIFEVSSGGLSDDHVGMKIFVTEGVVPTLWEQLSPTNKQDKVVEGFVTGALRNLCGEKHSYWRATLEAGGVDIIVGLLSSDNAAAQSNAASLLARLMLAFSDSIPKVIDSGVVKVLLHLVGQNNDTSVRASAADALEALSLKSSAAKKAIVDANGVHILIGAVVAPSKECMQGEHAQALQGHVTHALANICGGMSDLILYLGELSRSSCLAAPVADIVGALAYALMVFEQTSGLDEEPFDVAQVEDVLVMLLKPCDNKLVQDRVLEAMASLYGNTYLSRWLNHAEAKRVLIGLITMAAADVHEHLILYLTSLCCDKVGVWEAIGNREGIQLLISLLGLSSEQHQEYAVQLLAILTNQADDCKWAITAAGGIPPLVQLLETGSQKAREDAAHILWNLCCHSEDICACVESAGAVPAFLWLLRIGGPKGQEASAKALTKLVRTADSATINQLLALLLGDIPSSKAHIIRVLGHVLTMALHEDLVHKGSAANKGLKSLVQVLNSTNEETQEYAASVLADLFSTRQDICDSLATDEIVHPCMKLLTSKTQDVATQSARALGALSRPTKSKIANKMAYIAAADVKPLIKLTKTSLIGAAETAVSALANLLSDSHIAAEALAEDIVLALTRVLGDGTSEGKKNASRALHQLLKYFPVGDVLMGNSQCRFAVLSLVDSLNAMTMDTTDAADALEVVALLCRTKKGINLSYPPWSALAESPSSLEPLVRCLAEGPPALQDKSIEILSRLCGEQPVLLSDLLVARSSSIGSLANRTMNSTSLEVRIGGAALLTCSVKEHKQQSLDVLDQSGCLTPLVEALVEMVKRNSRCTSLEVEVSAPRDFIERTAFQEGKEFDVSDPATILGGTVALWLLSILSSCLLKNRITIMEAGGLEVLSDKLASYASNPQAELEDTEGIWISALLLAILFQEENVVLSPETMRIIPSLALLLRSEEVIDRYFAAQAMASLVCSGSKGINLVIANSGAIAGLITLIGYMESDMPNLFALSKEFSLGQNPGQVVLETLFEIEDVRVGSAARKSIPLLVDLLKPIPDRPGAPPIAVQLLTRIADGSDTNKLIMGEAGALDALTKYLSLSPQDSTEADICELLRILFGHQDLIRYEASLSSLNQLIAVLRLGSKNARFSAARALHQIFDAETVRDSELARQAVQPLVDMLSAASESEQEAALVSLIKLTSGNTSKAAIMTDVEGNPLESLYKILLSASSLELKRNAAQLCFILFGISKFRSNPLASECIQPLISLMQSDSCAALESGICAFERLLDDEQHVELSAAYDIVDLLVGLISGRNHLIIEASVCALIKLGKDCTPRKLDMVKAGVIDNCLEILPLASSSLCSSIAELFRILTNNNAIARSSDAAKIVEPLFMVLLRPDFILWGQHSALQALVNILEKPQSLATLKLTPSQVIEPLISFLESPSQAIQQLGTELLTHLLAQEHFQQDITTKSAVVPLVQLAGVGILNLQQTAIKALEKISSSWPKAVADAGGIFELAKVIIQDDPLPPHVLWESAALVLCNVLRFNAEYYFKVPIIVLVKMLHSTLESTITVALNALIVHERSNPSSVEQMTEAGAIDALLDLLRSHQCEEASGRLLEALFNNVRVREMKVSKYAIAPLAQYLLDPQTRSESGRLLATLALGDLSQHEGHARASDSVSACRALVSLLEDQPTEDMKMVAICALQNFVMRSRTNRRAVAEAGGILVIQELLLSPNADVAVQAALLIKFLFSNHTLQEYVSNELIRSLTAALERDLWSAATINEEVLRTLNVIFANFPMLHISEAATLCIPHLIGALKSGSEGAQEAVLDTLCLLKHSWSTMPIEIAKSQSMIAAEAIPILQMLMKTCPPSFHERADNLLHCLPGCLTVTIKRGNNLKQTMGATNAFCRLTIGNGPSRQTKVVSHSTSPEWKEGFTWAFDVPPKGQKLHIICKSKNTFGKTTLGRVTIQIDKVVTEGVYSGLFSLNHDSNKDGSSRTLEIEIIWSNMISNEDSI